Part of the Bacillus carboniphilus genome is shown below.
TCAAATGTAGAGTCTCAGATATTAAAATGATTGTTCCAGAAGGAATTCCGATCAAGGTGAATGCTAGCGTGAATATTGGTGATGTAAAGGTAATGGGGAATTATTGGGGCGGAGATTGCTCATTCGTTTCTAAAAATTATGATGAAGCTACTAGAAAGCTAAATATCAATATTAAGGCGTGGGTCGGAGATGTTCGAATTGAAGGAGTCTAGTAAAGTCGTCATTAACCAAAGTGTAAGAGGATGGCTATTTCAAGAGTTTACAAGGATGGCCATCACGGTGAGTTTATGTATATTCGTAGAAATTCAGCTATACTTACTCATTTCTCGAAACGGTAAAAACTTTTTGATTGATTCATTGTGGATTTCACTCCTTGCAGTCATTACCATTTTTGCCTTTGCCTTCTACTATACATTCAGGTCATCTACAGCCATGAAAAAAAGGGCAGATGACCTGTCTACTTATGTTACACAGTTAAGAAGAGGGCGTTGGCAAGAACGGTTAGATTGGAAAGAAGAAAACGAGTTTTCGATTATTGCAGATGACTTAAATGCACTTGCGGAACATATTGAAGAACAAGTTAATACATTACAAAGGCTAGCAGATGAAAAGTCGGTCCTTGCTCAGCAAGCGCAGACGGCAGCAGCCCTAGAAGAAAGACAAAGACTAGCTCGAGACCTGCATGATTCGATTAGCCAACAGCTTTTTGCCCTTACCATGCTTTCATCCGCTGTATTGAAAGGGGAACGGACAAAGGAAGAATTAGTAGACTCATTGACAGAGATATCTAGAATCTCTGCTCAGTCACAGCTAGAGATGAGAGCACTATTACTTCATTTGCGACCTGTCCAATTAGAAGGAGAATCCTTGAGTGACGCCACGATTAAACTGCTTCGTGATATACAGAAGAAGTTTCCAATCAAGTGCCAAGCTAGCATCGATGAGTTACCTCCACTTTCCCAAGGATTGGAAGAGCATTTGTTTAGAATTATCCAAGAAGGGAT
Proteins encoded:
- a CDS encoding sensor histidine kinase, with translation MFELKESSKVVINQSVRGWLFQEFTRMAITVSLCIFVEIQLYLLISRNGKNFLIDSLWISLLAVITIFAFAFYYTFRSSTAMKKRADDLSTYVTQLRRGRWQERLDWKEENEFSIIADDLNALAEHIEEQVNTLQRLADEKSVLAQQAQTAAALEERQRLARDLHDSISQQLFALTMLSSAVLKGERTKEELVDSLTEISRISAQSQLEMRALLLHLRPVQLEGESLSDATIKLLRDIQKKFPIKCQASIDELPPLSQGLEEHLFRIIQEGISNILRHANATQLKCQLTERGENIYLYLGDNGKGFSVDTAKTGSYGLSTMKERCEEVGGIFTIRSLPEKGTYIEVTVPIKSVKRGEAVESD